From uncultured Desulfobacter sp.:
TGCTGATCAACGGACCGCCTTTAAATATCAGCAACATGCAGCAACTGGACCCCTTTCTGAATGAAGATGATCCGTCTTATCCTATTTTGAATCAAATCCTGACCAACGACACCTATAGAAAAATGTACGTCGCACATATGAAAACCATCATTGAGGAAAACTTTGAGGATGACTGGTACATAAACCGGGCATTTGAAATTCAGGACATCATCGGTACTTATGTACAGGATGATGAAAACAAACTTTATACATATGACGATTTTTTGAACAATGTTGAAAATTCATCCGGTTTCAGAGCCAATGAAATCATAGGGATTGCCCAGCTAATGTCATCAAGAGTCCCTTATATTCAGTCACTGTACGAATTCCAAGCTTCTGCACCGATTATCTCGGAGATTACCCCGCCGACGGATGCGGCGTCAAATTCCACCGTTCGGTTTACAGCCCAGGTAGATGATGCTGAGCTGGTCCAGCTGGGATACCGCCAGAGCGGCGGTTTTGTAAAAGTGCCCATGTTTGATGACGGCAACCATCAGGACGGGGCTGAAAACGATGGTTTATACGGCGTTTCAATATCTATCGGGTCGGGGGACCTTGACTATTATATCTATGCGGAAAACAGCAGTGCCGCTGCATTTTCTCCGATGCGTGCGGAATATGAATTTTATACGGCATATGTGACTGATACGCCGGGAAGTATAGTGATCAACGAATTCATGGCTGATAACCAATCCAGTGTCACGGATCAAAATGATGAGTATGACGACTGGATTGAACTGTACAACAATACGGATACTGATATTTCCCTGGAAGGCTGGTATCTCAGCGATGACGCTGCCGAGCCAAATCTGTGGGTTTTCCCTGACGTCTCCATCCCTGCCAACGGATACCTGATTGTCTGGGCGGACAAGGATGAGAAACAGGATGGATTGCATGCAGATTTCAAGCTTTCCGCATCCGGCGAAACCATTCTATTGTCATCACCTGACCTGACCCTCATGGATCAGGTTGATTTTGAGGAACAATCGCCGGATCTGAGTATGGCCCGTTTTCCCAATGGCACTGGTGAGTTTACCCAGATGACGCCGACCTTTCTGGCAGAAAACACGCTGATTTCCGGTGACCTTAACGATGACGGCATTGTCGATCTGTCAGACCTCAATATTTTAAAACAATTTTTCAGGCAGTCATCAGACAATTGCGAAGAATGTGATCTCGACAATGATGGCATTATTACCATCCGGGATGCCAGAACGCTGATCAGCATGTGTACCTGTACGAACTGCAATTGTGATTAGCGATATACATATTGGTGCTCTCCCGGGTGTTCCGGCGCGTGGGAGGGCCAATTCAAAGGAAAAAACGATGAAAAAAATAATGTTAATATATATTATTTCCATAACCCTGAGCATGGTATCTTCAGTTCAGGCAGCAACCAGCCTTTCCTTTTTACCCCAGACATCTTCCATTGTATCGGGCGATACCATGGCTGTGGATATTATTATTTCCGGGCTGGAAGACGATGATCTTTCAGCCTATGATTTTGATGTCAGCTTTGACAATACAATATTGGATTTCCAGGCGTATTCCTTTGGCACTGGGCTTG
This genomic window contains:
- a CDS encoding CotH kinase family protein, with amino-acid sequence MKILKKKAPCLAKLIFPSCFMILIFACFNAQAAEFYDIDTVNTIYITFEESNWDQLLDELYAAGAEERLEGTAVINGITYENVGVRYKGNSSYRPEQIKNPLNIKLDYINEDQTLYGYGTLKLANVYNDPSFVREVLSYEIARKYMPASQANFIDVYINGTHIGLYTSVQDVDKLFLENHFGSKNNPFFKGDAEDIFDSADVWGYLGENEADYYEYYDIKSDDGWDKLINFFDVFNNSTSQVEDVLDVDRLLWMLAFDILTVNLDSPVNVAHNFYLYQDEAGRFNPIIWDLNENFGAFSMLINGPPLNISNMQQLDPFLNEDDPSYPILNQILTNDTYRKMYVAHMKTIIEENFEDDWYINRAFEIQDIIGTYVQDDENKLYTYDDFLNNVENSSGFRANEIIGIAQLMSSRVPYIQSLYEFQASAPIISEITPPTDAASNSTVRFTAQVDDAELVQLGYRQSGGFVKVPMFDDGNHQDGAENDGLYGVSISIGSGDLDYYIYAENSSAAAFSPMRAEYEFYTAYVTDTPGSIVINEFMADNQSSVTDQNDEYDDWIELYNNTDTDISLEGWYLSDDAAEPNLWVFPDVSIPANGYLIVWADKDEKQDGLHADFKLSASGETILLSSPDLTLMDQVDFEEQSPDLSMARFPNGTGEFTQMTPTFLAENTLISGDLNDDGIVDLSDLNILKQFFRQSSDNCEECDLDNDGIITIRDARTLISMCTCTNCNCD